The following is a genomic window from Montipora foliosa isolate CH-2021 unplaced genomic scaffold, ASM3666993v2 scaffold_207, whole genome shotgun sequence.
CTCATAAGCCACTCAACGTGCAGTTGAGCTAGGGAAGAACGTATGCTCTACGAAGTGGCAATTGCTACCTAAAAGGGTCCTTGTGTCATATTTCCCTTTTCAGAGTTTTCAGTGATGTGTGCGGACCGAAATTGGGCATTCGCATCAGATTTTCACTAAACATGACTAACATGATGATAAATATTTACATTGCATTGTTTGTGTTTACGCTAAAACACCTTGGAATATTTATATAAATATTTGGTTAAATTGGACGAGAGTTGGCCTTGAGGACGTCCATTAAGTGATTAATGCGTATAATTCTTGTACCTCGGAGAAGTCCACGGGCAACAATTGAGAGTGCGATTTGTCGCCAGAATGCTGTCATGTCGACTTCGTCGTTCTTGTCGGTTAGCTCGGGAACTTCAAGTTCATCGACTGAAAGATTGATCACATGTAAGGTCATCCTATCGGTTCCTCAAAATAATCTTTGATATAAatattgatttatttttaatgttaCCTTTTCATAGCTCTGACTTATAACGTATGGAAATTAAAACACAAGGTAAAAAAGACAGCTATCCGACACTCAGAAAACCTAAAAATGGTGCAGTAGGGAATTATGAACCATAGCAAAGACAATTTGTTTGTGGAGAtaaaaacatcaacaaaatcttaaatataGACAAAACGGGCCCTGCGAGCCAAGACGAAGCTACGTAAGGGCTGTGCGGAAATATCAACGAAGTACATACGAGCCAATGAGAAACATCCCTTCTTGCATAAGTCCCACACCAGGATGGGTGGGTAATAACCACATCGTGAACAGAAGTACTCGTAGCCATAGTCACTGAGTGCTTCAAAATGAAGGTAAGCGTTTCTGAAAACGCTGTCGGCGACATCGATATGCAAAGTGTGGCGAAGGACAGATGCAGTTCTACTCACGGCTGTATTTTCCTGTTGACAGAAACGTATCATCACATAAATCACTAATAGTTGATACTATAGCTGCCCCTGCTGTTTACTCACACGCTGGTTTCAATATGCATAGCCCAGGTTATCCTCCTGTCGATCAAGCCCGCAGCGTAAATATTTCCTTCACGATGTTAGTCGAAGATAATTGTCAGATTATGCGCAAGGCAGTTCAGTCTTCCAGTTccagaattttaattttactaGTGCTTTCCGGCTTCCCTGTACTTAAGTTAGTCTGCATATGCTTATAGTTTTATTAGAATCCACTTCGGTCAAGAGTCCAGGAAgcaattttggagaaaaatgtcTCGAGGTGAGGGTCAAGAGTGGTTACGACAATTACCTTCATATATTCTCTCATGAAAAGCAACAGAGCTACAGTGAAAATGTGCCTATCGTCAAAGTTGTGAAGGCTTTCTTCAAATTCCTGTCACACATGTCACACTTGTTGCATCTTTTGTAAAAGGTACTGACATCTAGAAACAGATGATAGAGTGTTGTCAAGTTTTTGTTACAATTCCtataaaaatgaaaggaaaaactgCGAACACTATATATCGACAGAATTACCGAGTAACCTTTAGAGTGTAAACTTCAGTGCTTGGGTCTTTTGCATGTCTGCAGTCAGATTTGTTGTGAACGAAGACATTGCAATTACAATGCATGATAGAAGCTATGTACCTCAACAGTTAATCGCGTATTTTTTAAAGGGAAAAAgatcaaaatcaaaataatgAGGGAGGTGGCGAGGTAGTCAAACATGACTTGAATAATGGTGTGTATCCTGACCTCACCTGTCTTCACTTTCGTCAAATCTATGATCATGGCTCGACCAGTTATCTCGTAAGATCCACACAAAGCATTTCTGCAGTGACAGCATTCTTCTTCCCTTGGCTCCAGTGTTGAAGGAAGACGCTCTAGGTGCTGAATCGGGACGTTCGCTGGTATTCGTTTCTTATCCAGCTGGTAGACAACCATGTCATAAAAGCCCTTTCCCGATGGGGGGTAAGCAGGACATGCCTTAACACTTTGATTACTACTCGTGTCATATTCAGACAGCTTGTCTTCGTCATCGTCTTCATCTAATTCTTCTTCCTGGTCTCCGCTACTTTCAAGGAAAATGCTATCTTCCTGGTAGAGAAACCATTTCGACACAGCCTGGTGAATGCAAGAAACCTTTGCTCTGCAACATCGGCAACACCACTTTCCAGTTTGTGAATCATATGACACAACTACCCTACCAAAGCGTGACCAGTAATGAATACCGCCATCATACACTGAAAGGTAAACAGTTCTAAAGGAATGGCCGATCTCGTTTGGAAACCGAACAATAAGTGGGCTACCGGCTTGTGTAGCTTTGGCTCTGTGAGATAAACATAAAGCTTTCCGTTTTTTGGTAAACCATTTCAACTGACTACTAGCAATGTTTTCGAGAGATTCGTCAAGAAGTGGCGGTGGAGTGTCAAATGCGATTGCATACTGAACACTTTGCAAGTGGACGCATTCAAAAGCAGGATGCCCACTTCTCTTTGCTACTTGTGCAGCTTCCATGCAGCTATCTAACTCACAGGCGCTTGAGGCTATGTATGGGTCATCTTTGGCGTGCGTCTTTTGCTGACAATGAATGGGGTTTGCTGAACCTGAAAATGTTCTACTTATCATAAAAATTCCCTTTTCAAAATCTACACAAATCCCTTTTAGGAAACGACCAGGATGAATGAACGCTTCTACTTTCCTCTTATGTTGCTCTCGCACATGCCGCTGCAAAGCTTTATTATTAGGGTAGTATTTGAAGCAGTCTGGGCAAAGGAGTTTGCCTTCAGCTGATacaagttctttttttccttttatccTACTTGACTCGTGCTTCGCTCTGTCAGTTGTAGCGGAATTCCGTGGAATGGCAGACTCAGTCGCTCTGGAATGAGTATGAAGGTGTACCGTCATTTCATTTCTTCTGTAGAAAGGGCGGTAACAGTGACAACAGTGCCAATGACCACGACTTTGAAGCATCTTCGCTTTTATGG
Proteins encoded in this region:
- the LOC137986424 gene encoding uncharacterized protein, with the translated sequence MLKCILPCLTIKAKMLQSRGHWHCCHCYRPFYRRNEMTVHLHTHSRATESAIPRNSATTDRAKHESSRIKGKKELVSAEGKLLCPDCFKYYPNNKALQRHVREQHKRKVEAFIHPGRFLKGICVDFEKGIFMISRTFSGSANPIHCQQKTHAKDDPYIASSACELDSCMEAAQVAKRSGHPAFECVHLQSVQYAIAFDTPPPLLDESLENIASSQLKWFTKKRKALCLSHRAKATQAGSPLIVRFPNEIGHSFRTVYLSVYDGGIHYWSRFGRVVVSYDSQTGKWCCRCCRAKVSCIHQAVSKWFLYQEDSIFLESSGDQEEELDEDDDEDKLSEYDTSSNQSVKACPAYPPSGKGFYDMVVYQLDKKRIPANVPIQHLERLPSTLEPREEECCHCRNALCGSYEITGRAMIIDLTKVKTGEVRIHTIIQVMFDYLATSLIILILIFFPLKNTRLTVEENTAVSRTASVLRHTLHIDVADSVFRNAYLHFEALSDYGYEYFCSRCGYYPPILVWDLCKKGCFSLALDELEVPELTDKNDEVDMTAFWRQIALSIVARGLLRGQGKNPFTIKPSYTYWAPWIGRHSRKGNVVFNTEHRKCSRSLTEDDEEGNQDTHDNSMAVIENAPFEEALIEMMHFAQTKTLQGICRNYGMKDANGMSKPDCITYLRKKLGVPENFQKIFTKIWGSSGGWASGSCPHMVVYCIKFVLRGESPRDYVDLLPSLSFPPSISISDIPQRLAAHANNTVQDFFRPHVGRLFEPSEANINAAKEGRLVRHLHWIKGIHLPKALRYETELNGDEIHPLTGVSDRYSLSDRFHERNSSCPADFLRRVSLVPEINAVINTEVEEHFAQCHQSLQLFF